Within the Photobacterium swingsii genome, the region TCCTTTTTCTAACAGGGGTTCTAAGACCATTTCTAACTTTTTACTTGGGTAACGACCTAATAACTCAAGATCGCCAGTTTGAAACAATTGGGCCACTTTAACGTAAGTGTTACCCGCTTCGATTAATAATTGCATCAACAACCCCTGAGGCTGATTTCACCACCGATGTAAGGTGTAATACCTTGCTCAGTTTCTAGTAATAACCCGCCCTGCTTATCAATTCCGCGGGCAATTCCTTCAACCACACGTTCACCAATCAATAATTTCACAGGACGATTCAAAAAATTATCGTACTCATTCCAACGATCAACAAAGCCAGCAAGACCAACCTGCTCATACTCAACAAGTATGCACTGAAGACGCTCAATTAGCGTCGCAGCCAAGACATTACGCGATGGAACATTTTCACACGCATCCGAAAGGTTGATCCACAACTGCTCTATAGCGTCACCGTCACGAGCAGACATCGCAATGTTTAACCCCATACCGATAACCAAATGGGCAGCATCTCCGGCTTGTCCTGTCATCTCCGTTAAAATGCCGGCCAGCTTTTTATCTTGGTAATACAAGTCATTCGGCCATTTTAGCTTAATGTTTTGTGCACCGAGTGAGGTCAATGTATCAGCAATAGCAATGCCAACCACTAAACTCAGCCCCATCGCCGCCGCCATACCCGCATCAAGTCGCCAATACATCGACAAATACAAATTACTGCCAAAAGGCGATAACCACTGTCGACCTCGACGACCTCGCCCTGCTTGCTGGTACTCAGCTAAGCAAACTGCACCACTCGGTAACTGACCGACGCGATCTAACAAATATTGGTTTGTTGAATCAATAACAGGAATTAAACTCAAGTGAGAGCACTTTACTTGAGCTAAAATCTTTTCGCAATCAAGTAGTTCGAGCTCATTCGCCAAGCAATAGCCCTTTCCCTGAACCCGATAAATATCTAGCCCCCAATCTTGAAGAGCCTTAATATGCTTACTGATTGCAGCACGAGAAATGCCCAGCTGTTGACCTAGGGTTTCACCAGAATGAAAAGCTCCGTCCGCTAATGCACGAATTAATGTTAAGCGAGTGGTATGCTCTTTCATCGCATCACCTCCGCTAAATTCGTTTCAGCCGTTGCTGACATGAAGCGAACTTCGTGCTCCAAGCAAATACCGAACTTCAATTTCACCTGTTCCACAACATAAGCCGCCAAACGTGTCACATCTGCAGAGGTCGCTGTGCCAGTATTAGTTAAAACCAAAGCTTGTTGCTGATGCACTTTAGCGCCACCAATCTGATAACCTTTTAAGCCACACTGATCGATCAACCAACCAGCAGCAAGCTTACATTCAGTGTCAGACACAGCATAACTAGGCAAATTAGAGTATGACACCAACATTTGATCACGCAGAGCAATGGAGATGACGGGGTTTTTAAAAAAACTACCTGCGTTACCGATCAGATTTGGATCGGGCAGCTTTTCTTGTCGAATGGTGCAGATACGGCTGAAAACATCATGTGCTGTGATTGATGCGGGATCTAGCTCGGCAAGCGGACCATAGGCTAATTGAGGCTGC harbors:
- the birA gene encoding bifunctional biotin--[acetyl-CoA-carboxylase] ligase/biotin operon repressor BirA; protein product: MKEHTTRLTLIRALADGAFHSGETLGQQLGISRAAISKHIKALQDWGLDIYRVQGKGYCLANELELLDCEKILAQVKCSHLSLIPVIDSTNQYLLDRVGQLPSGAVCLAEYQQAGRGRRGRQWLSPFGSNLYLSMYWRLDAGMAAAMGLSLVVGIAIADTLTSLGAQNIKLKWPNDLYYQDKKLAGILTEMTGQAGDAAHLVIGMGLNIAMSARDGDAIEQLWINLSDACENVPSRNVLAATLIERLQCILVEYEQVGLAGFVDRWNEYDNFLNRPVKLLIGERVVEGIARGIDKQGGLLLETEQGITPYIGGEISLRGC